The Pseudomonas allokribbensis genome has a window encoding:
- a CDS encoding DUF1329 domain-containing protein, whose protein sequence is MKITKSLFHAGVLGLSLLATSVMAAVPAAEADKLGKSLTPMGAEMAGNADGSIPAWKPLAKNAGTVDSKGFLSDPYGSEKPLFTITAQNVDQYKDKLAPGQYAMFKRYPDTFKMPVYPSHRGATVPDDVFAAIRKNATTTTLVAGGNGLENFQTAVPFPIPKDGLEVIWNHITRYRGGSVTRLVTQATPQTNGSFSLVYFQDQFVFRDKMKDYDPANPGNVLFYFKQKVTAPARLAGTVLLVHETLDQVKEPRKAWVYATGQRRVRQAPQVSYDGPGTAADGLRTSDNLDMYNGAPDRYDWKLEGKKEMYIANNSYKIDSPTLKYTDIIKAGHINQDLARYELRRVWHVVATLKPGQRHIYAKRDFFIDEDTWQAAVIDHYDGRGQLWRVAEAHAEDYYDKQVPWYALETLYDLQSGRYLALGMKNEEKSAYDFGFSASKSEFQPGNLGQDGIR, encoded by the coding sequence ATGAAAATAACAAAGAGTCTGTTCCACGCCGGTGTTCTGGGGCTTTCGCTGCTGGCGACCAGCGTGATGGCGGCGGTCCCTGCCGCCGAGGCCGACAAATTGGGCAAGAGCCTGACCCCGATGGGTGCCGAGATGGCGGGCAACGCCGACGGTTCGATCCCGGCCTGGAAACCGCTGGCGAAAAATGCCGGCACCGTCGACAGCAAAGGCTTCCTGTCCGATCCATACGGCAGTGAGAAACCGCTGTTCACCATCACCGCGCAGAACGTCGACCAGTACAAGGACAAGCTTGCGCCGGGCCAGTACGCGATGTTCAAGCGTTACCCGGACACGTTCAAGATGCCGGTTTACCCGTCCCATCGCGGTGCCACCGTGCCGGATGACGTGTTCGCCGCCATCAGGAAAAACGCCACGACCACCACGCTGGTGGCCGGTGGCAACGGTCTGGAAAACTTCCAGACTGCCGTACCGTTTCCGATCCCGAAAGACGGTCTGGAAGTCATCTGGAACCACATCACTCGCTATCGCGGTGGCAGCGTGACCCGTCTGGTGACCCAGGCGACGCCGCAGACCAACGGCTCGTTCAGCCTGGTGTATTTCCAGGATCAGTTCGTGTTCCGCGACAAGATGAAGGATTACGATCCGGCCAACCCGGGCAACGTGCTGTTCTACTTCAAGCAGAAAGTGACAGCGCCGGCTCGTCTGGCAGGTACCGTGCTGCTGGTGCACGAGACCCTCGACCAGGTGAAGGAGCCGCGCAAGGCCTGGGTTTATGCAACCGGCCAGCGTCGCGTACGTCAGGCGCCACAAGTGTCCTATGACGGTCCGGGCACAGCGGCGGACGGTCTGCGTACCTCCGACAACCTGGACATGTACAACGGTGCACCGGATCGTTATGACTGGAAGCTTGAAGGCAAGAAAGAGATGTACATTGCCAACAACAGCTACAAGATCGATTCGCCAACGCTCAAGTACACCGACATCATCAAGGCCGGCCACATCAATCAGGACCTGGCTCGTTACGAGCTGCGTCGCGTCTGGCATGTGGTGGCAACCTTGAAACCGGGTCAGCGTCACATCTACGCCAAACGTGACTTCTTCATCGATGAAGATACCTGGCAGGCAGCCGTCATCGACCATTACGACGGTCGCGGTCAGCTGTGGCGTGTCGCCGAGGCCCATGCCGAGGACTACTACGACAAGCAAGTGCCGTGGTACGCGCTGGAAACCCTGTATGACCTGCAATCGGGTCGCTATCTGGCACTGGGCATGAAGAACGAAGAGAAATCAGCGTATGACTTCGGCTTCTCTGCCAGTAAAAGCGAATTCCAGCCAGGCAACCTGGGCCAGGACGGTATCCGCTAA